The following coding sequences lie in one Pseudomonas svalbardensis genomic window:
- the mnmC gene encoding bifunctional tRNA (5-methylaminomethyl-2-thiouridine)(34)-methyltransferase MnmD/FAD-dependent 5-carboxymethylaminomethyl-2-thiouridine(34) oxidoreductase MnmC — MKPVLPHAQLDWDDQGLPRSRVFNDVYFSDLSGLDETRYVFLEQNALRERFAALPAGGRLVIGETGFGTGLNFLCAWQLFEQHAVAGARLHFVSVEKYPLSLPDLQRALALWPELKPFADQLLTQYIAIHPGFQCLVLDNGRVTLTLLIGDALEQLPQLDAQIDAWFLDGFAPAKNPDMWTAELFAELARLAAPGSTISTFTSTGWVRRLLNAAGFKMKRTPGIGHKWEILRGVFLGWPEEVPVPAAAKPWFARPTPLNGERRAMVIGAGLAGCATAASLAARGWQVSLLERHNALAQEASGNPQGVLYLKLSAHGTALSQLIVSGFGHTRRLLEHLQRGVDWDDCGVLQLAFNAKEAERQAQLAAAFSSDLVHLLDQPQAQTQAGIALEHGGLFFPEGGWVHPPALCHWQASSANIQWLPHRDVLELRKVDDQWQAWDGDDLLASAPVVILAGAAEIKRFPHSAELPLKRIRGQITRLAQTPESQSLATVVCAEGYVAPARMGEHTLGASFDFKSDDLTPTLAEHLGNLALLEEISPDLATRLQAQALDPQQLEGRAAFRCTSPDYLPIVGPLAEPAAFADAYAVLSKDARQVPDIPCPWLEGFYVNSGHGSRGLITAPLSGELLAAWIENEPLPLPRAVAEACHPNRFAVRQLIRGKV, encoded by the coding sequence ATGAAACCTGTATTGCCCCACGCCCAGCTCGACTGGGATGACCAAGGTCTCCCGCGTTCGCGGGTGTTCAATGATGTGTATTTTTCCGATCTGTCGGGGCTGGACGAAACCCGCTACGTGTTCCTCGAACAAAACGCTTTGCGTGAACGCTTCGCTGCGTTGCCAGCCGGCGGTCGACTGGTGATTGGCGAGACCGGTTTCGGCACCGGGCTGAATTTCCTTTGCGCCTGGCAGTTGTTCGAACAGCACGCGGTGGCCGGGGCGCGGCTGCATTTTGTCAGTGTCGAAAAGTACCCGCTGAGCCTGCCCGATCTGCAGCGTGCCTTGGCCTTGTGGCCGGAGCTCAAACCGTTTGCCGATCAACTGCTGACGCAATACATCGCAATCCACCCAGGCTTCCAATGCCTGGTGCTGGACAACGGCCGCGTGACCCTGACCCTGCTGATCGGCGATGCGCTGGAACAATTGCCACAACTGGACGCGCAGATCGATGCCTGGTTTCTCGACGGTTTTGCCCCGGCGAAAAACCCTGACATGTGGACCGCCGAACTGTTCGCCGAACTGGCGCGTCTGGCGGCCCCCGGCTCGACCATCAGCACCTTCACCAGCACCGGTTGGGTGCGCCGTCTGCTGAATGCGGCTGGCTTCAAGATGAAGCGCACGCCCGGCATTGGCCACAAATGGGAAATCCTGCGGGGCGTGTTTCTCGGCTGGCCTGAAGAAGTCCCGGTGCCCGCCGCGGCCAAACCATGGTTTGCGCGGCCGACGCCACTGAACGGCGAGCGGCGTGCGATGGTGATCGGCGCCGGCCTGGCCGGATGCGCCACGGCCGCCAGCCTGGCTGCGCGGGGCTGGCAAGTCAGTCTGCTGGAGCGTCACAATGCACTGGCGCAGGAAGCCTCGGGCAATCCTCAGGGCGTTTTGTACCTCAAGCTTTCGGCCCATGGCACCGCGCTGTCGCAGTTGATCGTCAGTGGTTTCGGTCACACCCGGCGTTTGCTCGAACATTTGCAACGGGGCGTCGACTGGGACGATTGCGGGGTCTTGCAACTGGCCTTCAACGCCAAGGAAGCCGAACGTCAGGCGCAATTGGCCGCCGCCTTTTCGTCAGATCTGGTGCACTTGCTCGATCAACCGCAAGCCCAGACTCAGGCCGGGATCGCCCTGGAGCACGGCGGATTATTCTTCCCGGAAGGTGGCTGGGTTCATCCGCCGGCGTTGTGCCATTGGCAGGCGTCTTCGGCGAACATCCAGTGGCTGCCCCATCGCGATGTCCTGGAACTGCGCAAGGTTGATGATCAGTGGCAGGCCTGGGACGGTGATGATTTGCTGGCCAGTGCCCCCGTGGTGATCCTGGCCGGCGCGGCCGAGATCAAGCGTTTTCCACACAGCGCCGAGCTGCCCCTCAAACGCATTCGTGGCCAGATCACCCGACTGGCGCAAACACCTGAAAGCCAGAGCCTGGCCACCGTCGTCTGCGCCGAAGGCTATGTGGCGCCGGCTCGAATGGGCGAACACACCCTCGGCGCCAGCTTCGACTTCAAGAGCGATGACCTGACCCCGACACTCGCCGAACACCTCGGCAACCTGGCCTTGCTTGAGGAAATCTCCCCCGACCTCGCCACGCGACTGCAGGCTCAGGCACTGGACCCGCAACAGCTTGAAGGACGCGCCGCGTTCCGCTGCACCAGTCCAGACTACCTGCCGATCGTTGGCCCGTTGGCCGAACCAGCGGCCTTCGCCGATGCCTACGCCGTACTGAGCAAGGACGCCCGACAAGTGCCGGACATTCCCTGCCCCTGGCTTGAGGGTTTTTACGTCAACAGCGGCCACGGTTCTCGCGGCCTGATCACCGCGCCACTGTCGGGTGAGTTGCTCGCGGCATGGATCGAAAACGAACCGCTGCCCCTGCCCAGAGCAGTCGCCGAGGCCTGCCATCCCAACCGTTTCGCCGTGCGCCAATTGATCCGCGGAAAAGTCTGA
- a CDS encoding DUF2059 domain-containing protein: MTRLRAICTAVALVCASGPVFADTASHNASAEAFLTLAHADKLGTPVYMQVQQMFAQRFEQTKAPESKKALLETYQAKANAALDQAIGWNKLKPDMVKLYTTNFSESELKDLVAFYKSPLGKKVLEKMPQLTQQSAQMTQAKLESAVPVVNKLLADMTAELEPKGAAAPAKKKP, translated from the coding sequence ATGACTCGTCTTCGTGCCATCTGTACCGCGGTTGCACTGGTTTGCGCCAGCGGCCCTGTTTTTGCCGATACCGCCAGCCACAACGCCAGTGCCGAAGCTTTCCTGACCCTGGCGCACGCTGACAAATTGGGCACTCCGGTGTACATGCAAGTGCAGCAAATGTTCGCTCAGCGCTTTGAACAGACCAAGGCCCCTGAATCGAAAAAAGCCTTGCTGGAAACCTACCAGGCCAAAGCCAACGCCGCGCTGGACCAAGCCATTGGCTGGAACAAGCTGAAGCCGGACATGGTCAAGCTCTACACCACCAACTTCAGCGAATCCGAGCTGAAAGACCTGGTTGCGTTCTACAAGTCGCCACTGGGCAAGAAAGTCCTGGAAAAAATGCCGCAGCTGACTCAGCAATCGGCCCAGATGACTCAAGCCAAGCTGGAAAGCGCCGTGCCTGTGGTCAACAAACTGCTGGCTGACATGACGGCCGAGCTGGAGCCTAAAGGCGCCGCTGCTCCAGCCAAGAAAAAGCCTTAA
- the trhO gene encoding oxygen-dependent tRNA uridine(34) hydroxylase TrhO, producing MTQQIVVAALYKFVTLEDYVALREPLLQAMVDNGIKGTLLIAEEGINGTVSGSREGIDGLMAWLKNDPRMDDIDHKESYCDDQPFYRTKVKLKKEIVTLGVEGVDPNKKVGTYVDPENWNALISDPEVLLIDTRNDYEVSIGTFEGAIDPKTTSFREFPDYIKANFDPAVHKKVAMFCTGGIRCEKASSYMLSQGFDEVYHLKGGILKYLEEVPQEETKWQGDCFVFDNRVTVRHDLSEGDYDQCHACRTPISVEDRTSEHYVAGISCPHCWDKLSEKTRRSAIDRQKQIELAKARNLPHPIGYNYKQTPPEA from the coding sequence ATGACACAACAGATTGTCGTGGCGGCACTGTATAAGTTCGTCACTCTGGAAGATTACGTTGCCCTGCGCGAGCCACTGCTGCAAGCGATGGTCGACAACGGCATCAAAGGTACGCTGCTGATCGCCGAAGAAGGCATCAACGGCACCGTGTCCGGCAGCCGCGAAGGCATTGACGGGCTGATGGCCTGGCTCAAGAACGACCCACGCATGGACGACATCGACCACAAAGAGTCGTACTGCGACGACCAGCCGTTCTATCGCACCAAAGTCAAACTCAAGAAAGAAATCGTCACCCTCGGCGTCGAAGGCGTGGACCCGAACAAGAAGGTCGGCACCTACGTCGACCCAGAGAACTGGAACGCGTTGATCAGCGATCCGGAAGTGCTGTTGATCGACACCCGCAACGACTACGAAGTCTCGATCGGCACCTTCGAAGGCGCCATCGACCCGAAGACCACCAGTTTTCGCGAGTTCCCCGACTACATCAAAGCCAATTTCGACCCGGCCGTGCACAAGAAAGTCGCGATGTTCTGCACCGGCGGCATTCGTTGTGAAAAGGCGTCGAGCTATATGCTCAGCCAGGGCTTCGACGAGGTCTATCACCTCAAGGGCGGCATTCTGAAGTACCTCGAAGAGGTGCCGCAGGAAGAAACCAAATGGCAGGGCGACTGCTTCGTGTTCGATAACCGCGTGACCGTTCGTCACGACCTCAGCGAAGGCGACTACGATCAATGTCATGCCTGTCGTACACCGATCAGCGTCGAAGACCGCACATCCGAGCACTACGTGGCCGGCATCAGTTGCCCGCATTGCTGGGATAAGCTGAGCGAGAAGACCCGTCGCAGTGCCATCGACCGGCAAAAGCAGATCGAACTGGCCAAGGCTCGCAACCTGCCTCACCCGATCGGCTACAACTACAAGCAAACTCCTCCCGAGGCTTGA
- a CDS encoding class II fumarate hydratase produces the protein MSRIETDSLGQVEVPDEAYWGAQTQRSLINFAIGNERMPLAVLHALTLIKKAAARVNDRNGDLPADIARLIEQAADEVLDGSHDDQFPLVVWQTGSGTQSNMNVNEVIAGRANELAGNARGGKSPVHPNDHVNRSQSSNDCFPTAMHIAAAQAVQQQLLPAISELSGGLAELSARHMKLVKTGRTHMMDATPITFGQELSAFIAQLDYAERAIRSSLPAVCELAQGGTAVGTGLNSPHGFGEAIAAELAALSGLPFVTAPNKFAALAGHEPLTTLSGALKTLAVTLMKIANDLRLLGSGPRAGFAEVKLPANEPGSSIMPGKVNPTQCEALSMLACQVLGNDVAIGFAASQGHLQLNVFKPVIIHNLLQSIRLLGDGCSNFQQHCIAGLEPDADKMAEHLERGLMLVTALNPHIGYDKSAEIAKKAYAEGLTLREAALQLGYLTDEEFDAWVKPENMLEAGAKG, from the coding sequence ATGAGCCGTATCGAAACCGACAGCCTCGGCCAGGTGGAAGTCCCGGATGAAGCCTACTGGGGCGCTCAGACGCAACGCTCGCTGATTAACTTCGCGATTGGCAACGAACGCATGCCACTGGCGGTGCTGCACGCCCTGACGCTGATCAAGAAAGCCGCGGCGCGGGTCAATGACCGCAACGGTGACCTGCCCGCCGACATCGCCCGGCTGATCGAACAGGCCGCCGACGAAGTGCTCGACGGCAGCCATGACGACCAGTTCCCGCTGGTGGTCTGGCAGACCGGCAGCGGCACCCAGAGCAACATGAACGTCAACGAAGTGATCGCCGGTCGGGCCAACGAACTGGCCGGTAATGCTCGCGGCGGCAAGTCGCCAGTTCACCCTAACGATCACGTCAACCGCTCCCAGAGCTCCAACGACTGCTTCCCGACTGCCATGCACATCGCAGCAGCCCAGGCGGTGCAACAGCAATTGCTGCCGGCGATCAGCGAACTGTCGGGCGGATTGGCCGAACTGTCCGCGCGGCACATGAAACTGGTCAAGACCGGTCGCACCCATATGATGGACGCAACGCCGATTACCTTCGGTCAGGAACTGTCGGCGTTCATCGCGCAACTGGATTACGCCGAACGAGCGATCCGCAGCTCGCTGCCGGCCGTCTGTGAACTGGCCCAGGGCGGCACCGCGGTCGGCACCGGGCTGAACTCGCCCCACGGTTTTGGCGAAGCCATCGCTGCCGAACTGGCCGCCCTCTCCGGCCTGCCGTTCGTCACCGCACCGAACAAATTCGCCGCCCTGGCTGGCCATGAACCGCTGACAACACTGTCCGGCGCGTTGAAAACCCTCGCCGTGACCCTGATGAAAATCGCCAACGACCTGCGCCTGCTGGGCTCCGGGCCGCGAGCAGGCTTCGCCGAAGTGAAACTGCCGGCCAACGAACCGGGCAGCTCGATCATGCCGGGCAAGGTCAATCCGACTCAGTGCGAAGCGCTATCGATGCTTGCTTGTCAGGTATTGGGCAACGACGTCGCCATCGGGTTTGCCGCGAGCCAGGGGCACCTGCAGCTGAACGTGTTCAAACCGGTGATCATCCACAACCTGCTGCAATCGATCCGCCTGCTCGGCGATGGCTGCAGCAACTTCCAGCAGCATTGCATCGCCGGTCTGGAACCGGATGCAGATAAAATGGCTGAACATCTGGAGCGTGGATTGATGTTGGTGACGGCGCTGAATCCGCACATTGGTTATGACAAATCGGCGGAAATCGCCAAAAAGGCTTACGCAGAAGGGCTGACCTTGCGTGAGGCGGCGTTGCAACTTGGGTATCTGACGGATGAAGAGTTTGATGCGTGGGTAAAGCCGGAGAATATGCTGGAGGCTGGCGCCAAGGGCTGA
- a CDS encoding DMT family transporter, with translation MHISSGRWVYGLFLALVTALLWGILPIKLKQVLLVMDPVTVTWFRLIVSGGCLFIYLAATKRLPSRKVLGPRGGWLVLMAVLGLVGNYVLYLMGLNLLSPGTAQLVVQMGPIMLLIASLFVFKERFSVGQGIGLLVLLIGFALFFNQRLAELLTSLTDYTAGVLLVLLASTVWTFYALGQKQLLTVWNSLQVMMVIYLFCALLLTPWVHPLEALQLSPLQGWLLLACCMNTLIAYGAFAEALAHWEASRVSATLAITPLVTFAAVAVAAWLWPDYVHAETINGLGYGGAVLVVLGSALVALGPSLIAGLRARKVRMAAS, from the coding sequence ATGCACATTTCATCGGGTCGCTGGGTTTACGGTCTGTTCCTGGCCTTGGTGACCGCGCTGCTGTGGGGAATCCTGCCGATCAAACTCAAGCAAGTGCTGCTGGTGATGGACCCGGTGACGGTGACGTGGTTTCGCCTGATCGTATCCGGCGGGTGCCTGTTCATTTATCTGGCGGCGACCAAACGCCTGCCGAGCCGCAAGGTGCTCGGGCCGCGTGGTGGCTGGTTGGTGTTGATGGCGGTGCTCGGCCTGGTGGGCAACTACGTGCTGTACCTGATGGGCCTGAACCTGCTTAGCCCCGGCACCGCGCAACTGGTGGTGCAGATGGGGCCGATCATGTTGCTGATCGCCAGTCTGTTTGTGTTCAAGGAACGGTTCAGCGTGGGGCAGGGGATTGGCCTGCTGGTGCTGTTGATCGGTTTTGCCCTGTTTTTCAATCAGCGGCTGGCCGAGTTGCTGACCTCGCTGACCGATTACACCGCCGGGGTGCTGTTGGTGTTGTTGGCGTCCACGGTCTGGACGTTCTACGCCTTGGGCCAGAAGCAATTGCTCACGGTGTGGAATTCGTTGCAGGTGATGATGGTGATCTACCTGTTCTGCGCGCTGTTGCTGACGCCGTGGGTGCATCCGCTGGAAGCGCTGCAACTGAGTCCGCTGCAAGGCTGGCTGTTGCTGGCGTGCTGTATGAATACGCTGATTGCTTATGGCGCGTTTGCCGAGGCACTGGCCCATTGGGAGGCATCGCGGGTCAGTGCGACGCTGGCGATTACGCCGTTGGTGACGTTTGCTGCGGTGGCAGTGGCTGCGTGGTTGTGGCCGGACTATGTGCATGCCGAGACGATCAATGGTTTGGGTTATGGCGGGGCGGTGCTGGTGGTGCTGGGGTCGGCGCTGGTGGCGTTGGGGCCGTCGTTGATTGCCGGGCTCAGGGCCCGAAAGGTGCGGATGGCCGCCAGTTAG
- the pap gene encoding polyphosphate:AMP phosphotransferase: protein MFESAEIGHAIDKETYDAEEPALREALLEAQFELHQQRRFPVIILINGIEGAGKGETVKLLNEWMDPRLIEVRTFDQQTDEELARPPAWRYWRMLPAKGRMGIFFGNWYSQMLQGRVHGLFKDPVLDQAINQSERFEKMLCDEGALIFKFWFHLSKKQMKARLKALADDPLHSWRISPLDWQQSQTYDKFVKYGEHVLRRTSRDYAPWHVIEGVDPHYRSLAVGKILLEGLQSALKRHKVHPSKVNAAPLPIHVDQLNLLDSLDLTQRLDKDDYEEQLITEQARFSGLMRDKRMRRHALMAVFEGNDAAGKGGAIRRVAAALDPRQYSIVPIAAPTEEERAQPYLWRFWRHIPAKGTFTVFDRSWYGRVLVERVEGFCPPADWLRAYSEINDFEELIAEAGVIVVKFWLAIDKQTQLERFQAREEIPFKRFKITEDDWRNRDKWEDYRAAVGDMVDRTSTEISPWTLVEANDKRWARVKVLRTINLALEEAFEKSDKHNRKVKQHKK from the coding sequence ATGTTCGAATCCGCCGAAATCGGTCACGCCATCGACAAAGAAACCTACGACGCCGAAGAACCGGCCCTGCGTGAAGCCTTGCTCGAAGCACAGTTCGAACTTCACCAGCAGCGCCGCTTTCCGGTGATCATTCTGATCAATGGCATCGAAGGCGCCGGCAAGGGCGAGACGGTCAAGTTGCTTAACGAATGGATGGACCCACGCTTGATCGAGGTCCGCACGTTCGATCAGCAGACCGACGAAGAGCTGGCGCGGCCGCCGGCCTGGCGCTACTGGCGGATGCTCCCGGCCAAGGGCCGCATGGGGATTTTCTTCGGCAACTGGTACAGCCAGATGCTGCAAGGCCGGGTTCATGGCTTGTTCAAGGACCCGGTGCTGGATCAGGCGATCAACCAGTCCGAGCGCTTTGAAAAAATGCTCTGCGACGAAGGCGCGCTGATCTTCAAGTTCTGGTTCCACCTCTCCAAAAAGCAAATGAAGGCGCGGCTCAAGGCCCTGGCGGATGACCCGCTGCACAGTTGGCGCATCAGTCCGCTGGACTGGCAACAATCGCAAACCTACGACAAGTTCGTGAAATACGGTGAACACGTGTTGCGCCGTACCAGTCGCGACTACGCGCCTTGGCACGTGATCGAAGGGGTGGACCCTCATTACCGCAGCCTGGCGGTGGGCAAGATCCTGCTCGAAGGCCTGCAAAGTGCCCTGAAGCGACACAAGGTCCATCCTTCCAAGGTTAATGCCGCGCCGTTGCCCATTCATGTCGATCAGTTGAATCTGCTCGACAGCCTGGATTTGACCCAGCGCCTGGACAAGGACGATTACGAAGAACAATTGATTACCGAACAGGCAAGATTCTCCGGCCTGATGCGCGACAAACGCATGCGTCGGCACGCCTTGATGGCGGTGTTCGAGGGCAATGATGCGGCAGGCAAGGGCGGGGCGATCCGCCGGGTCGCGGCGGCCCTTGATCCGCGGCAGTACAGCATCGTGCCGATTGCCGCGCCCACCGAAGAGGAACGTGCGCAGCCTTATCTGTGGCGGTTCTGGCGGCACATCCCGGCCAAGGGCACGTTCACGGTGTTCGATCGTTCGTGGTACGGGCGGGTGCTGGTGGAGCGCGTCGAAGGCTTCTGCCCGCCGGCGGACTGGTTGCGGGCCTACAGTGAAATCAATGATTTTGAAGAGCTGATCGCCGAGGCCGGGGTGATCGTGGTCAAGTTCTGGCTGGCCATCGACAAGCAGACGCAACTGGAGCGCTTCCAGGCGCGGGAAGAAATTCCCTTCAAGCGTTTCAAGATCACCGAAGATGACTGGCGCAATCGTGATAAATGGGAGGACTACCGCGCGGCGGTCGGTGACATGGTTGATCGCACCAGCACCGAGATATCGCCTTGGACGCTGGTGGAAGCCAATGACAAGCGCTGGGCGCGGGTCAAAGTCCTGCGCACCATCAATCTGGCGCTGGAAGAGGCTTTCGAAAAGTCCGACAAACACAACAGGAAAGTGAAACAGCACAAGAAGTGA
- a CDS encoding thiolase family protein, translated as MREVVIVDSVRTGLAKSFRGKFNMTRPDDMAAHCVDALLARSGIDPASVEDCIVGAGSNEGGQGFNIGRNIAVLSRLGTGTAGMTLNRFCSSGLQAIAIAANQIASGCSDIIVAGGVESISLTMKSINTDNLINPLLKEQVPGIYFPMGQTAEIVARRYNVSREEQDLYALQSQQRTAQAQAAGLFDDEIVPMAVKYRVEDKATGQVQILDGIVDHDDCNRPDTTLESLAGLKPVFAEDGSVTAGNSSQLSDGASMTLVMSLEKALQLGLKPKAFFRGFTVAGCEPDEMGIGPVFSVPKLLKAKGLQIADIDLWELNEAFASQCLYSRIRLEIDNDKYNVNGGSISIGHPFGMTGSRQVGHLVRELQRRNVRYGIVTMCVGGGMGATGLFEAVR; from the coding sequence ATGCGTGAAGTGGTGATCGTCGACAGCGTGCGGACCGGCCTGGCCAAATCCTTTCGCGGCAAGTTCAACATGACCCGTCCGGACGACATGGCGGCGCATTGTGTCGACGCATTGTTGGCGCGCTCGGGCATCGATCCGGCCAGCGTCGAAGACTGCATCGTCGGTGCCGGTTCCAACGAAGGTGGCCAGGGCTTCAACATCGGTCGCAACATCGCGGTGCTGTCGCGCCTGGGCACCGGCACTGCCGGCATGACCCTCAACCGGTTTTGCTCGTCGGGCCTGCAGGCGATCGCCATTGCCGCCAACCAGATCGCTTCGGGTTGCAGTGACATCATCGTCGCCGGTGGCGTCGAGTCCATCAGCCTGACCATGAAAAGCATCAACACCGACAACCTGATCAATCCGCTGCTTAAAGAGCAGGTGCCCGGTATCTATTTCCCGATGGGCCAGACGGCCGAAATCGTCGCTCGTCGTTACAACGTCAGCCGCGAAGAACAGGATCTGTACGCGCTGCAAAGTCAGCAACGTACCGCTCAGGCTCAGGCCGCAGGATTGTTTGACGATGAAATCGTGCCGATGGCGGTGAAGTATCGGGTTGAAGACAAGGCCACCGGTCAGGTGCAGATCCTTGACGGTATCGTCGATCACGATGACTGCAATCGCCCGGATACCACCCTGGAAAGCCTGGCGGGATTGAAACCGGTGTTTGCCGAGGACGGTTCGGTGACGGCGGGCAATTCTTCGCAGCTGTCCGATGGTGCGTCGATGACGCTGGTGATGAGCCTGGAAAAAGCACTGCAACTGGGGTTGAAGCCCAAGGCGTTCTTCCGTGGTTTCACCGTGGCCGGTTGCGAGCCGGATGAAATGGGCATCGGCCCGGTCTTCTCGGTGCCGAAGCTGCTCAAGGCCAAGGGTTTGCAGATTGCCGACATTGATCTGTGGGAACTCAACGAAGCGTTCGCCTCGCAATGCCTGTACAGCCGCATTCGGTTGGAGATTGATAACGACAAGTACAACGTCAATGGCGGCTCGATTTCCATCGGCCATCCGTTCGGCATGACCGGTTCGCGTCAGGTCGGGCATCTCGTGCGTGAATTACAGCGCCGCAACGTGCGTTACGGCATCGTCACCATGTGTGTGGGTGGCGGGATGGGGGCGACCGGGTTGTTTGAAGCGGTGCGTTAA
- a CDS encoding BolA family protein: MTMQQRIESTLGLLQPQHLQVLDESHMHSRGLQTHFKAVVVSQQFEGLNRVKRHQKVYGTLGELMGEFHALALHTYTPEEWAQIDAAPASPTCAGGSKH; this comes from the coding sequence ATGACCATGCAACAACGCATCGAATCGACGCTGGGCCTGTTGCAGCCGCAGCATCTGCAAGTGCTGGATGAAAGCCACATGCACAGCCGTGGGTTGCAGACCCACTTCAAGGCCGTGGTGGTCAGCCAGCAGTTCGAAGGGCTCAACCGGGTCAAGCGTCACCAGAAAGTCTACGGCACGCTCGGCGAGCTGATGGGCGAGTTCCATGCGTTGGCGCTGCATACCTACACGCCAGAGGAATGGGCACAGATCGACGCGGCTCCGGCCTCGCCGACCTGTGCTGGCGGCAGCAAGCATTAA
- a CDS encoding DUF6316 family protein: MYGKRAQDNAPATHFRCDRVCRVNGELYFSTRENTLEGPFENPEKLAREVQAYIERMLLLRMNL, encoded by the coding sequence ATGTACGGCAAACGCGCCCAGGACAATGCCCCCGCCACTCACTTTCGCTGTGACCGGGTGTGTCGCGTGAATGGGGAGTTGTATTTCAGCACCCGGGAAAACACCCTGGAGGGGCCGTTTGAAAACCCGGAGAAGTTGGCGCGGGAGGTACAGGCTTACATTGAGCGGATGCTGCTTTTGCGTATGAACCTGTAA
- a CDS encoding DsbA family protein gives MSAQRLLYVMDPMCSWCWGFAPIANALVEQAQAAGVDVHLVVGGLRTGSGSALEPTTRRYILEHWQAVNEATGQPFKLEGALPDGFVYDTEPACRALVTARSLAPDCAWKLLGLIQHAFYAEGRDVTHASVLVELAEQAGLPRIEFAAAFDRADMHAATAADFTWVQDLGIAGFPTLLAERDGQLALLTNGYQPLSVLSPLLGRWLERAACA, from the coding sequence ATGTCTGCGCAACGCCTGCTCTATGTGATGGACCCGATGTGTTCCTGGTGCTGGGGCTTTGCGCCAATCGCCAACGCGCTGGTCGAGCAGGCGCAAGCAGCGGGTGTGGACGTGCACCTGGTGGTGGGCGGTTTGCGTACCGGCAGCGGCTCCGCGCTGGAGCCGACCACCCGGCGCTACATCCTTGAGCATTGGCAGGCGGTCAACGAGGCGACTGGCCAACCGTTCAAGCTGGAAGGCGCGTTGCCCGACGGGTTTGTCTACGACACCGAACCTGCCTGTCGGGCGCTGGTGACCGCGCGCAGCCTGGCGCCGGATTGCGCGTGGAAACTGCTCGGGCTGATTCAGCATGCGTTTTACGCCGAAGGGCGCGACGTCACTCATGCCAGCGTTCTGGTGGAGTTGGCGGAACAGGCCGGTCTGCCGCGCATCGAGTTCGCCGCTGCGTTCGACCGTGCCGATATGCACGCCGCGACGGCTGCCGATTTCACCTGGGTCCAGGACCTGGGCATTGCCGGTTTCCCTACCTTACTGGCTGAGCGTGATGGTCAATTGGCGCTGTTGACCAATGGCTATCAGCCTCTCAGCGTATTGTCTCCGTTGCTCGGCCGCTGGCTGGAGCGCGCTGCCTGTGCATGA